GTTCCCGCCGTTCAAGGTGTGGCCAGCAATGTGGACACCGCACCGCCGACGCTCGGCAACACCGTGGCGGTGGCTCGCAGCGGCTTTCCGCGCGCCGCCAATGCCGTGCTGCCCTTGGCCGATGCCACCGACAGCGCTTTCCGGCGCGTCGGCATCGCTCTGGAACGCAGCCAGTGCTGCAAGGTACTGGCGAAGAACCCGGAAGGACTGACTTACGATGTTGAACTGGCGTCGCCGCCGCCTCGACCGGGCCTGTTCAAGCGCATGTTCGGCGCCGAGGCGCCCTCGGCGAGAATGATCGTGCAGGTGGCGCAGGCCGACGCGGGTTCCATCGTGACCGTCGTGGATGCCTCCGGGGCTACCCGGAAAGACGATCCTGCCATGACCGTGCTGGGTGCCGTTGAAGCACGTCTGCGTTGAGATCTGCGGCCGGAAAGCCGGGCTTTCAGCGCTCCAGCAG
The DNA window shown above is from Rhodanobacteraceae bacterium and carries:
- the bamC gene encoding outer membrane protein assembly factor BamC; the encoded protein is MSRARWTSHGKLLLMVALALQVGCSWVDRQIIYEDAKETPPLKVPGDLIAPAPNPALQVPAVQGVASNVDTAPPTLGNTVAVARSGFPRAANAVLPLADATDSAFRRVGIALERSQCCKVLAKNPEGLTYDVELASPPPRPGLFKRMFGAEAPSARMIVQVAQADAGSIVTVVDASGATRKDDPAMTVLGAVEARLR